Genomic window (Rosa chinensis cultivar Old Blush chromosome 6, RchiOBHm-V2, whole genome shotgun sequence):
AAGTTACTCATACCCATCTTCCTTGTTTCGTAACTTAGTTAATGGAGTTAAATACCAACAAATTACCAGAATAGAGGACTCTGCTGCCAATAGAAGATAATCACATTCGTTCCAGCCATCTGTGTTCTGTCTGTTTGTAAATTGACAGACCAGTTCCAAAAGGCAATGAGCAAATGATTATGTTGTAGAAATGGTTAATCATCTCTATTATATTACACTTTGTTTTGAAAGGAGTTCAATCATTCTCAAGTGAATAAATACAAATGAACTTCCATAAAGAATCTTCTAATTAGGCACTCTGGTGTGACAATTGTTAAATTTTTAGGGATGGGAAATCACAACAGCTTCAGTGAAGTTGGCAGAGTGCCAAGAAACCATCCTAAACTTGGGAAAACAGCTGAAGGCACTAGCTACACCAAGAGAAGCAGCACTGTTTGACAAGGTGTTCTCAACCACCAGTGCTGCAGCCAACACCAAGCGCTCTTCCCTACGTGATCGAATGCTAGCTGATGAAGATCCCAGAGCAGAGGTTCTGAAGTCTCCAAAAGATAAACAAGCAATGAGGGATGCAGATGCACAGAAACCATCCCTTCTTCACTCTGATAGTCATAATGCATTGTCCACTCCTAGTGCTCTGGTAAATACGCGGCAAGGTCATTTTGGTTCAAAGCATCTGGCTATTGTGCCGAGTAAGAAACagggaggttttggttttctaaGGAGGCTACTGCTGAGGAGGAAGAAAGGAAGCAGCAAGAAACCCCAAACCTTGGCCAAAGCTTGATTTTCAAAAGGTGAAGAACCTAACAAGAAAAAACCGCAGCAAATCACAAGACTTTTATGAGGTAATAAGACTTGGTACATGTGACTATTGATTTCTTCTGCTGTTTGGTTGTTTCTCATTAGTCATTGGCATTACTAGAGTCTGAGCTTCTTTTGTAGCATAATGTGAGCGAGCGAGAGAGATCTGTGACATTGTGAGTCTTCCtgatgtatatatttctttGTTTGAAGTAGCTTCGATGACTACAAATTACATAATTAATGACAGACGATGAGCAGATCAAACATAATTACATTTCTGGAATTGGCCCTTCCTACATGAAAGTCGATCTTTCCAGTACAATCAATGATATTGTACAAATTCTACTAGTGAATCCAATCTATGACTCTAATCTTACATTTCATATTTAAACCACTCTAGTTTTAGCTATTCCAATAAAACCTATAGTGGTCCTTCTAGGTTTCTGTGATGGCTGCAGCTGCTTCCTTCATATCAAGTAAGGCCTCTTCGAAGCACTTAGCGAGAAATGCTGGGTCAGGGATGATATCTTTAGCCACCAATATTTGCATGTCTGCCCTTTCAGCATAGCTCACCATGTGCATTGTGAGTGCCTGCATTACCACACCAGCAAAAACAATCATGTTATTAGACATCTATATCACATCTGCTGTACTCGAACATTCAGTTTTGCTAGAATTTGAAGTGATTCTATGGCAGTACATGGGGCAAACTTGATGAACTGGCTCTTAGGTAAGTTATAGGGTTGCCTCCAACTGTAATTTCTTCTTGCGGACCGAGTATATTTGAGATGGTAAAGCTAGTATTGCAGAGAATCCGGTAATTCAGCCAGGTAGCAACCTGCATACAATAGATACAAGCAATTTAACTTTGAACATACAAATTGGAAACTGAACTTTCTATTCTTTTGTTATTTCAAAACCTCACTTTGGTCCTCACCTTTGGTCCAAAGTAGGTCATCACAAACAACCCAATTTTGTATGAGAAATGACCCTCTACAGATTGCTTCTTCTTGTCAATCATCACCTTTGATCTCTTGAGATAGGCTAGAGGGTCGCCATTGCTCTTAGAGTTATGGTAATATATAGGTAGGAGAAGCATGCCGAACTTGTTGCCCCAACTTGATCTTGAATTGCTTCTCATCAAATCGGATAGTTCCTGGCACAAGTTCAAGTTTCAATCATTTCCATAGAGAAAAAACGAGGAGAATAGAAGGAAGTAAGGACAATAGTTACAACGAAGAACCTGCAATCCAGGTAGCTCTCTTAGATTAGTCATAGCTACCCCTGTAATTTGAACACCCTCAGGCAAAGCTGACATAGACAATTGGGTTTAGTCATGGTGGTCCAATGTCATAACTATTTGATTCAAATGGAAAACAAACCCAGTTGTCACACAACTTTTTTACCATTTGGTTTTCTGTGGTCCAAGTATCTTGATATCCCTGATGAAATCACCCCAAAAAGTACATCATTGATGGTCTGCACAGAGCCAAGAAAGCTTCAGAGTCAAAAACCCTTGATTTGTTAATGTTCAAGAAGAAAAATGTAGCTAAGCCAAAATGGAAAAACTCATGACAGGCATCAAAAAAGCACAACTTACCGCATTAGGAACAGCTTTCTTCACAAGCTTCATATCTTGAAGCGTAAACTTTGCAGTAGCTAATTTCCTAGGCCAGAGCTCAACCCCATCACCGCCACTGATCTCAGTTTTCCGATCACAAACCCACAAACACCTCAACAGAAACGCCACCACAAACACCATGCTAAACCACACCATTGCCACAAACCCGCACAGCAAAACCCACAGACCCTTCCTCTCATTCACACCTTTAGTACTCTTTCCCGACGCCAAAGTCGGCAACTTCTCCTGGTCGTCGGCTCTCCGGCAACTCGCCAAGAACATGGACATAAGCGATATCCCATCTCCCAAAGCATGGTGGATTCGGAATATCCCAACTTTGTGAGCAATCAGGAGATGAAACTCCCACATGGGTTTGTCGGTGGGGAGCCCCGAGCCGGTGGAGAGGTCGGCCAGGTAGTCGTTGACGGCGGTCTCGTCGtcggaagaggaggaggaggagacgggGTCGTGGAGGACGATGACGTGGCGGTCGAGGTCGATGTGGGTGGTTTTGTGCCAGCGTTCTCGGCCGTGGGAGTCACGCACCATGAGGCTGGAGAATCTTGGGTGGGTGAGCATGAGGGAGGACCTGACCTGGGATTTGATGGAGTCGATGTCGATTGGGTTTTTGAAGCCCATCACGCAGTAGATTATTTGGTTCATTTGGGGCTGCAGGAAGAGACGGCCGGCCGGAGTCACGGGCTCGTCGGAGTCGGTTGTTGCCGCCGCCGCCGACGACGAACCCATCAGAGCAAAAATGGGCAGAAATGATCAACGAAAGAGATATGGGTACAGTAGCTTGTGGATTAACGCATAGCTGGCCACATATACTTCCAAGAAAGATAAGTGTCGTGGATTCAGGCCTTCAGGGCCGCTCTGATTAAGACGGGAGGAGACATGGACTCATTGACGTCCTCTCTCACCAATGGGATGCGGAGGCGAGAGTGAAGCGAATTCATTTAAATAACAAATGCAGTAAATTAGATTTGAATAATTGAAGGGATGGAAGTCAATGAAGGTGGCAAAAGCTCACAATTCGGCTCGATGAATTAGCGTGCTCTTCATGCTACTGCTAACACAAAAAAAAGCGTGCTCTTcataattaatcaatttattctttatatattaaaatattttgacaaaataaaaaattaaaattaaaagtaaAAATTCAATTAAatgtagtgaaaacgtggtggTGGATGAAAACTCTCACTATTTTTAATTACCTCCACCACacactctttaaaaaaaaaaaaaaaaaaccagcctTCCTACAAGCTATGTGTAGCGTGTGTAGGCCAATgcaaatatatatttaatatatccccactaagagcaagtccaccggttcCTCTTTAACCTGGCAAAGCATGGATTTGCTGA
Coding sequences:
- the LOC112169215 gene encoding O-acyltransferase WSD1, with amino-acid sequence MGSSSAAAATTDSDEPVTPAGRLFLQPQMNQIIYCVMGFKNPIDIDSIKSQVRSSLMLTHPRFSSLMVRDSHGRERWHKTTHIDLDRHVIVLHDPVSSSSSSDDETAVNDYLADLSTGSGLPTDKPMWEFHLLIAHKVGIFRIHHALGDGISLMSMFLASCRRADDQEKLPTLASGKSTKGVNERKGLWVLLCGFVAMVWFSMVFVVAFLLRCLWVCDRKTEISGGDGVELWPRKLATAKFTLQDMKLVKKAVPNATINDVLFGVISSGISRYLDHRKPNALPEGVQITGVAMTNLRELPGLQELSDLMRSNSRSSWGNKFGMLLLPIYYHNSKSNGDPLAYLKRSKVMIDKKKQSVEGHFSYKIGLFVMTYFGPKVATWLNYRILCNTSFTISNILGPQEEITVGGNPITYLRASSSSLPHALTMHMVSYAERADMQILVAKDIIPDPAFLAKCFEEALLDMKEAAAAITET